A single Dermacentor albipictus isolate Rhodes 1998 colony chromosome 3, USDA_Dalb.pri_finalv2, whole genome shotgun sequence DNA region contains:
- the Tsen2 gene encoding tRNA-splicing endonuclease subunit Sen2 isoform X2 — MSFHRYQRHKQLREKAEAEGTLDSNRNLDPPKVILVKLPDTDKKESSNDVTVISETGLRRPVPRILARAKNSKCRDREGGNTADTHDCPYEGEENVSNGKVENNEGSDNGTTSEKICSIDEGSDQEAAVEGTGSTKAADEGPDIFECDSSGEKITESGEDCAESSSVEPQNDDDGSNDIIEVDSQTGTDVVGEDDKSTAAEESLDKKAGGDEADATEEACTSAVDKRESETGGSPEQASVTDQQDDEEGQPLEIDLSAPETGSENSVKMEAPDEQKDSKAELLEINLAISATSAGGAKEATSPSKEKRKRWHAVEEEGAVGSDGDEVEMINSGANEEPEVFSTEDPWPITESLQLFFEEAYFLSYGLGCLIVKDGDEDLELLKLWQRLCGLCDNFPARYAAYHHFRSKGWVVRSGAKYAADYLLYKDGPPFYHASFSVIVRTVWTDTLEENPDHRLQSWPTLSGLIRVNGNASKAVLLCHVIMPRGADFTTPHVLRSFKIQELLVRRWVVSEEREKRDDVS, encoded by the exons GTACCAGCGACACAAGCAGCTCCGAGAAAAGGCGGAAGCAGAAGGAACTCTTGACTCAAACCGTAACCTAGACCCGCCAAAGGTCATTCTGGTCAAACTCCCCGACACAGACAAGAAGGAATCAAGCAATGATGTCACCGTCATCTCGGAAACGGGCCTTCGCAGACCTGTACCCAGAATCTTGGCTAGAGCGAAGAACTCGAAGTGCAGAGATAGAGAAGGTGGTAACACCGCAGATACCCACGATTGTCCGTATGAAGGAGAAGAGAATGTCAGTAACGGAAAAGTGGAAAACAATGAAGGAAGTGACAATGGTACTACCAGTGAGAAAATTTGCAGTATCGACGAAGGAAGTGATCAAGAGGCTGCTGTTGAGGGAACGGGCAGTACGAAAGCAGCTGATGAAGGTCCAGACATTTTCGAGTGCGACTCTTCGGGTGAAAAGATCACCGAGAGTGGAGAAGACTGTGCGGAGTCATCCTCTGTTGAACCACAGAATGACGATGACGGCAGCAATGACATTATTGAAGTGGACAGCCAGACAGGTACAGACGTTGTAGGGGAAGATGACAAATCTACCGCCGCAGAGGAGTCTCTAGACAAAAAAG CTGGTGGTGACGAGGCTGATGCGACTGAAGAGGCGTGCACCTCGGCAGTAGACAAGCGTGAAAGCGAGACTGGTGGCAGTCCCGAACAGGCATCAGTCACCGACCAACAAGACGACGAGGAAGGGCAGCCACTTGAGATTGACCTTTCTGCACCGGAGACAGGTTCTGAAAATTCTGTCAAGATGGAGGCACCTGACGAGCAGAAGGACAGCAAAGCGGAATTGCTTGAAATAAACCTCGCCATTAGTGCAACCTCTGCTGGCGGTGCAAAAGAAGCGACCAGTCCAAGCAAGGAGAAAAGGAAAAGATGGCACGCAGTCGAAGAAGAAGGCGCTGTTGGCAGTGATGGTGATGAAGTtgaaatgataaattctgggGCTAATGAGGAGCCTGAAGTTTTTTCAACTGAAGACCCTTGGCCTATCACTGAGTCACTACAGCTCTTCTTTGAAGAG GCATATTTCCTTTCCTATGGCTTGGGGTGTCTCATTGTGAAGGATGGCGATGAG GACCTGGAACTCCTGAAGCTGTGGCAGAGGCTGTGCGGACTGTGTGACAACTTCCCTGCCCGATATGCTGCCTACCACCACTTTCGCAGCAAGGGCTGGGTGGTCCGGTCCGGCGCAAAGTATGCTGCTGATTACC TGCTTTACAAGGATGGGCCTCCGTTCTATCATGCCAGTTTCTCGGTGATTGTGCGCACTGTTTGGACTGACACCCTAGAGGAGAACCCCGATCATCGGTTGCAGAGTTGGCCCACTCTATCGGGTCTCATCAGGGTCAACGGAAATGCCTCCAAG GCCGTGCTGCTGTGTCACGTGATCATGCCCAGAGGTGCTGACTTCACCACGCCTCATGTATTGCGATCTTTCAAGATTCAG